The Chloroflexota bacterium genome has a window encoding:
- a CDS encoding YgiT-type zinc finger protein, producing the protein MKPFDRCPVCGGELIEKEVEKLLKGGVHTAVVKVRAEVCLRCGERLYDAETVRRFEQIRRKLERQEVADFEPMGRAFRVS; encoded by the coding sequence ATGAAACCCTTTGACAGGTGTCCGGTCTGCGGGGGCGAATTGATTGAAAAAGAGGTAGAAAAATTACTCAAGGGCGGCGTGCACACGGCGGTGGTCAAGGTGCGCGCAGAGGTGTGCCTGCGATGCGGCGAACGGCTCTACGACGCGGAGACCGTGCGGCGATTTGAGCAGATCCGACGGAAGTTGGAGAGACAGGAGGTCGCAGACTTTGAGCCGATGGGGCGAGCCTTTCGGGTTTCGTAG